Genomic segment of Plasmodium brasilianum strain Bolivian I chromosome 8, whole genome shotgun sequence:
CacttcttttataaaaaagaagaaaaagtatataaatataataatgctactactatgtttttttctttcatccTAGAAGCAATATTTCATTCAAAATGCcacaacaaaaaaatggagaagaatataaaaacaaaaaaataacttgATAATATGTAGACTAAAAATTGTATCTTCTTTTTGTGTTTGTACTGTAAAAAGTGTATTTCAACAGATCATCAACAACAGGAACAGGAAAAGGAACAAgaaaatttgtataataaaattagacgcttattatttttttttttttattaatacaaataatataatattcccgtattttcaattaaaataaaggaatataaaaaacaaaaaataataacaaaattcttacgcatacatataaaataattacatttatttttatttatcaggtattattttttatcttatataagaaagaaaaagaacaacGTCTGCTCGTCGTATCAGCATCTGTTcgataacaaaaaaaacagaaagaACGATAAACCGTTAtttcatgcatatatatatatatatatatatatacatacataattactatattttacgtattgttaaattaaattttaaaataagtataaaataaaaggatatataatagtaataacacaatacaaaattatacatacaacAAGAAGtataatatgttaaaaaaatacatttgttATCATTTCTTTAAACGGACATTATGTATTCTTCTaattaagaataattttattctacaaaaattaatttattatttattgaaaaaaataccattcttttgaatatttattttttatttaaaaaagttataatttagtaattataataattaaattgttgttttattttatatgtattttcaacttccatacatttattataaaaagggGACGAACAAATAGCCcttacaattttaaaataatatatatatatatataaattatataatatatatacatacttgtGTACGTAAGtatattacatacatatgaacaaaatatgtatgtttatgaattacattttgtatataatattattatatgaaaaaaaaaaaatatatatatgtatatatataatacaaaaaaaaaaaaaaaaagaatattttttttaattaattttatatattaacttttattgatatttttaaaagtaggAAGGGTTTAATTTATAAGAAAgtatttgtataaatattaatgtaaatattttcgttagaaattataatttttatcgtGCCTAAATCCAATAATATTTAGctgttatgtatatatatatatatatatatatatacatagtatttatacatacatattgtGTTTATTCGTACATActgtgtttatatatacctattgtaaatttatatatacatatatatagctttttttcttataatttgaataaagtaaaaatgaagTTCAAATTGCCGTTagggaagaaaaagaagggGTTTGAATGTTCAATATTTGGGAGTGGTAAATCAGTTCTAAGTAAACTTTTCGGTAGTGGCATtgacaaatattttaaagctgtaaatatttccattattttaatgtttgtAACAGTATTGCATtacatttattcttttaatataagaAATGTAAAGAATAAGGAtcgaaatatattatatatgtactatgGGTTTTTAGTTTGTCTCGTGGGGTTTGCTATTAGTATTAATTGGTAAGAATCACATATATagaatgtttatattatgcAAACGGTACATGCTATGTAcatgctatatatataaatatgtttatctGTATGCGCATGCGCTTATGTATACGcctatatatgtaaattatgtatattacgTTATgctgtaaatatatgtagagGATGAGTATGCAAATGTATACAGTTTGTGTTACACGTCGAATGTCTGCACAGATTGTGCTTGTATGTTAaaaacatgcatatatatacaatatacccatatacatgcatatgtacatacaaacatacgcatgtatacatatatacatttatacgcATACACAAATACACATGTGATGTATTGTCATAGAAGGATTCCCCTTTAGTACATGCAGCATTTCCGTAAttatatgttcttttttttaaaattatttattttattttttttttgaattatataaatgtaggATCTATTTCGAATATTccaaaaataagaaaaagagtttttctcctttagacgttaaaagtaaaaaacagtagctgtacatatgtatatgtttgagtacattttgtttttgcattttatcgcctttttttgtgttaaaAAATTGGGTagacatttttttcattacgaatttatatcatataaatatatttacatcaTATACACCCATAAACCAACGCATATACTTATTCATATACTCATTCATATATACCCATTCATGTACATGCAACTTCGCATTCATTTTTCTCatcattcttttttccccttcagtggttagcaaaaaaaaaaattgaaaatatagtCTTTGGTTACATTTCTGAAGATCTCTCACCTGGTAGAAGTTATGTACAGTGgcttatatattaatatgctGTTTGTACCCTTATCGgcatttccttttttaagctttttttttttttctttggaATTCTGTGATTAAATGTTTTgtgttttgtat
This window contains:
- a CDS encoding succinate dehydrogenase subunit 4 yields the protein MKFKLPLGKKKKGFECSIFGSGKSVLSKLFGSGIDKYFKAVNISIILMFVTVLHYIYSFNIRNVKNKDRNILYMYYGFLVCLVGFAISINWIYFEYSKNKKKSFSPLDVKSKKQ